The following are from one region of the Candidatus Omnitrophota bacterium genome:
- a CDS encoding very short patch repair endonuclease — MACIHSKNTRPEVALGRILRRNKIKFRRHYKISGSPDIAINSRKIAIFVDGDFWHGHNWKLRGLKSLQAELASYNKFWANKIRNNIKRDIRTNKELRKNDWKVLRFWESDLKRKPDMIINKILRVYRARRPAA; from the coding sequence ATGGCGTGTATTCATTCCAAGAATACGCGGCCGGAAGTAGCTTTAGGTAGAATCCTACGTAGGAATAAAATAAAATTCCGAAGACATTACAAGATTTCAGGAAGCCCAGATATCGCCATAAATTCAAGAAAAATCGCCATTTTTGTTGATGGCGATTTTTGGCATGGTCATAATTGGAAGTTAAGGGGGCTTAAGAGTCTTCAAGCTGAACTCGCAAGTTATAACAAATTTTGGGCTAATAAGATAAGAAATAACATTAAACGTGATATAAGGACGAACAAGGAGTTAAGGAAAAATGATTGGAAAGTGCTTCGATTTTGGGAGAGCGATTTAAAGAGAAAACCCGATATGATAATTAATAAAATACTACGCGTCTATCGTGCTCGCAGACCCGCCGCATAG
- a CDS encoding DUF1837 domain-containing protein — MLEEKISEATLRAYHVGFENNKFRLQPLVDVICDVILEFALGYDKSVSIAPTEIRAKLREAALRVYDTDKYKKRGEFGELILHLFLRDFCETIPLISKIYFKDTSNAAVHGFDAVHITIKNGKNKLWLGESKLYTNGTEGVRSLVKDLVAHTKANYLRKEFMFIAPKIPSSTPLIEHWRRLMHRHQTLESIYHGICIPMVCTYSSDVFRSHSVATRQYLDDFTKECHSLKAIFDVGSKKVTTDIDVMLMLLPVPCKDELIKELHKRLRSMQSI, encoded by the coding sequence GTGCTCGAAGAAAAAATATCAGAGGCAACCCTGCGCGCTTATCATGTTGGGTTTGAGAATAATAAGTTTAGGTTGCAACCACTCGTTGATGTGATATGTGATGTCATATTAGAGTTTGCATTAGGATATGATAAAAGCGTAAGCATAGCTCCTACTGAGATCAGGGCGAAGTTACGGGAAGCGGCTTTAAGAGTCTATGATACTGACAAATATAAAAAACGAGGCGAATTTGGAGAGCTAATTCTCCATCTTTTTCTTAGAGATTTTTGTGAAACAATACCCTTAATTTCAAAGATATACTTTAAAGATACAAGTAATGCGGCTGTTCATGGTTTTGATGCCGTTCATATTACAATTAAAAATGGTAAGAATAAACTTTGGCTTGGTGAATCAAAACTTTACACAAATGGAACCGAAGGAGTGAGAAGCCTAGTTAAGGATTTGGTAGCCCACACAAAAGCGAATTATCTTCGTAAGGAGTTTATGTTTATTGCGCCAAAGATACCAAGTTCAACGCCTTTAATTGAACACTGGCGGAGGCTTATGCATAGACATCAAACTCTAGAATCAATATATCACGGAATTTGTATACCTATGGTATGTACGTATTCGAGTGATGTATTTCGTTCTCATTCTGTAGCTACACGGCAATATTTAGATGATTTTACAAAAGAATGCCATAGTCTAAAGGCTATATTTGATGTCGGATCAAAAAAAGTAACCACAGATATTGATGTAATGTTAATGTTGCTACCCGTTCCCTGTAAAGACGAACTAATCAAAGAGCTTCACAAACGGTTAAGGTCAATGCAATCGATATGA